From one Longimicrobium sp. genomic stretch:
- a CDS encoding lysophospholipid acyltransferase family protein, which translates to MTRIIWTTVVGLSALLWWGTAVLVESVRGVRSGEWYSMITRRWARSIIWASGCPVVVHGAENVRAGIPQVVASNHISWFDVFALASVIEAQYHFVAKKELMKIPFFGRAMEAAGHITIDRSNRDRAIESLRAAGEKIRRSPGAVVIFPEGTRSRTGRLMPFKKGAFVLAAEARVAIVPTAITGSYEIMRKGSARITPNTIHIHFLPPIEPAEVTKLAASGTEPLMDLVRSRIATVVGEGAPVAS; encoded by the coding sequence GTGACCCGCATCATCTGGACGACGGTGGTGGGGCTGTCGGCGCTGCTCTGGTGGGGGACGGCGGTGCTGGTCGAGTCGGTGCGCGGGGTGCGCTCCGGCGAGTGGTACAGCATGATCACCCGGCGCTGGGCCCGCTCCATCATCTGGGCCAGCGGCTGCCCGGTCGTTGTCCACGGCGCCGAGAACGTGCGCGCCGGGATCCCGCAGGTGGTGGCGTCGAACCACATCTCCTGGTTCGACGTGTTCGCGCTGGCCTCGGTGATCGAGGCGCAGTATCACTTCGTGGCCAAGAAGGAGCTGATGAAGATCCCCTTCTTCGGCCGGGCGATGGAGGCCGCGGGGCACATCACCATCGACCGCTCCAACCGCGACCGGGCGATCGAGAGCCTGCGCGCCGCGGGCGAGAAGATCCGCCGCAGCCCCGGCGCCGTGGTCATCTTCCCCGAAGGCACCCGCTCGCGCACCGGACGGCTGATGCCGTTCAAGAAGGGCGCGTTCGTGCTGGCCGCGGAGGCGCGGGTGGCCATCGTCCCCACCGCGATCACGGGGAGCTACGAGATCATGCGCAAGGGCTCGGCGCGCATCACCCCGAACACCATCCACATCCACTTCCTCCCCCCCATCGAGCCCGCCGAGGTGACGAAGCTCGCCGCTTCCGGCACCGAGCCGCTGATGGACCTCGTGCGCTCCCGAATCGCCACCGTCGTGGGCGAAGGCGCGCCGGTGGCGTCTTAG
- a CDS encoding DinB family protein: METLPREMVMKAVGSVLAEGYEGPQDPRGTWFVNNAPDAGFLATLDALPAEDASRAPGAGRGTVAGHAGHLRFSLEVSRRWVQGDRGPFEWDRSWAVREVDDASWAELRAGVREAYEAFRRALDEAAELDFLRLAGAIGAVAHAAYHLGAVRQMVLELRGASTPAGAAAERG, from the coding sequence ATGGAGACGCTGCCGCGCGAGATGGTGATGAAGGCGGTGGGATCGGTGCTGGCGGAGGGGTACGAGGGGCCGCAGGACCCGCGCGGCACCTGGTTCGTGAACAACGCGCCCGACGCGGGCTTCCTCGCCACGCTCGATGCGCTGCCGGCGGAGGACGCGTCGCGCGCACCGGGGGCGGGACGCGGCACGGTGGCCGGGCACGCGGGGCACCTGCGCTTCTCGCTGGAGGTGTCGCGGCGCTGGGTGCAGGGCGACCGTGGGCCGTTCGAATGGGACCGCAGCTGGGCCGTGCGCGAGGTGGACGACGCCAGCTGGGCCGAGCTGCGCGCCGGCGTCCGCGAGGCGTACGAAGCCTTCCGCCGCGCGCTGGACGAGGCCGCGGAGCTGGACTTCCTGCGCCTCGCCGGCGCCATCGGTGCGGTGGCGCACGCGGCGTATCACCTGGGCGCGGTGCGGCAGATGGTGCTGGAGCTGCGCGGCGCTTCGACTCCCGCGGGGGCGGCGGCGGAGCGCGGATGA
- a CDS encoding serine hydrolase domain-containing protein codes for MEDWEVEAGEEDRPDEDWLGIGRGDADEPEPRRFSTRRRVVAWAMLACFAVALAYPFVFFPRVRYFFSAVPRIRAGEVSRAPQTVIPPAALAGAEQIVQKEVRRGGFPGAALAVGVRGQTVLLTGIGRLEWGRLASPVDADETMYDLASLTKIVGTTVAVMVLVDEGKMRLDDPVARYLPHFTGGGREKVTIRQLMTHTAGLPAAVPVPEDGAAGDRLFRLVSTVKLISEPGDDVLYSDVGFVLLGLAASNAAHQPLGMFLRRRVWGPLGMTHTQFEPGRPCDACAPTLTLEDGTPFSGETNDPFSRKLGGITGNAGLFSTGRDVGRLAAMLANGGELDGVRIVKEATVREFMTPQPRAGLRALGFEAFCREGTQPDQKPCRTPPYAIGHTGYTGTSLWIEPERGIWVVLLSNRTYLPRAPNHIRKVRRDLFNLVTGNAPIPATEVIDTSAERQ; via the coding sequence TTGGAGGACTGGGAAGTCGAAGCAGGGGAAGAAGATCGGCCGGACGAAGACTGGCTGGGGATCGGCCGCGGGGACGCGGACGAGCCGGAGCCGCGGCGCTTCTCCACGCGCCGCCGCGTGGTCGCGTGGGCGATGCTGGCGTGCTTCGCGGTGGCGCTGGCGTACCCGTTCGTCTTCTTCCCGCGCGTGCGCTACTTCTTCAGCGCCGTCCCCCGCATCCGCGCGGGCGAGGTGTCGCGCGCGCCGCAGACCGTCATCCCCCCCGCCGCGCTGGCCGGCGCCGAGCAGATCGTGCAGAAGGAGGTACGGCGCGGCGGCTTTCCCGGCGCCGCGCTGGCGGTCGGCGTGCGCGGGCAGACGGTGCTGCTGACGGGGATCGGGCGCCTGGAGTGGGGCCGCCTCGCCTCGCCGGTGGACGCGGACGAGACGATGTACGACCTGGCCTCGCTGACCAAGATCGTGGGCACCACCGTGGCGGTGATGGTGCTGGTGGACGAGGGGAAGATGCGGCTGGACGACCCCGTGGCCCGCTATCTCCCGCACTTCACCGGCGGCGGGCGCGAGAAAGTCACCATCCGCCAGCTCATGACCCACACCGCCGGCCTCCCCGCCGCCGTTCCCGTCCCGGAAGACGGCGCCGCGGGAGACCGGCTCTTCCGCCTGGTCTCCACCGTGAAGCTCATCTCCGAGCCCGGCGACGACGTGCTGTACTCCGACGTGGGCTTCGTTCTCCTGGGCCTCGCCGCCAGCAACGCCGCGCACCAGCCGCTGGGGATGTTCCTGCGCCGGCGCGTGTGGGGGCCGCTGGGGATGACGCACACGCAGTTCGAGCCCGGCCGCCCGTGCGACGCCTGCGCGCCCACGCTCACGCTGGAAGACGGAACGCCGTTCTCGGGGGAGACCAACGACCCGTTCTCGCGCAAGCTGGGGGGGATCACGGGGAATGCCGGCCTCTTCTCCACCGGCCGCGACGTGGGGCGGCTGGCGGCCATGCTGGCCAACGGCGGCGAGCTGGACGGGGTGCGGATCGTGAAGGAGGCCACGGTGCGCGAGTTCATGACGCCGCAGCCGCGGGCGGGGCTGCGCGCGCTGGGCTTCGAGGCGTTCTGCCGCGAGGGCACGCAGCCGGACCAGAAGCCGTGCAGGACGCCGCCGTACGCCATCGGTCACACCGGCTACACGGGCACGTCGCTGTGGATCGAGCCGGAGCGCGGCATCTGGGTGGTGCTGCTCTCCAACCGCACCTATCTGCCCAGGGCGCCCAACCACATCCGCAAGGTGCGCCGCGACCTCTTCAACCTGGTCACCGGCAACGCCCCCATCCCCGCCACCGAGGTGATCGATACCAGCGCCGAGCGGCAGTAG
- a CDS encoding serine/threonine-protein kinase, with translation MRQPFERALVGRTLAGRYELGDAIGSGGMSVVYAGTDRVLGRAVAVKVVALPSDSEEVRANLRERFRREAGSAARIAHHPNIVQVYDYGTDPELDLDFIVMELLRGRDLKQALAQGSVPRGEAVRILREAARGLAAGHREGIVHRDVKPANVFLVGQDGRVEYVRVLDFGIAKPLEPDTDDALTLTTAGQLPHSPAYASPEALDPDLPVTPASDVYQLGLIGYELLTGDRPYSESERKRIREGEEVPLVATPRWSAVPAPLREVIERALRLDPARRYPDAAAFADALADAEDATLLHPGDDHTAFIAAPPLPRVVAADPAPVDAAAPAIDAGSPEPVSDEPLSIPSPIRPGRRWAPAVWGIPVLLLLLIAAIWASRRQRGAQDAAVRADTGAVAALHDRFLRLEGQAAAELAGAFADTADTAQAPPPDSAKTDTLSQAMDAAAVQRVVIDVHAAWSAGDLDRMMSHYASRADYYNVARATRPFIRRKVAETVRGYPTRKITLNRQAVMMVQPNLARVLVDKEWDFSGRGKRWFGSMRQELMLRSEDGTWKIISEKAVEIYNDKHTG, from the coding sequence ATGAGGCAGCCGTTCGAGCGGGCGCTGGTGGGCCGCACGCTGGCGGGGCGCTACGAGCTGGGCGACGCCATCGGCTCGGGGGGGATGAGCGTGGTGTACGCCGGCACCGACCGCGTGCTGGGGCGCGCCGTGGCCGTGAAGGTCGTCGCCCTCCCCTCGGACTCGGAGGAGGTGCGCGCCAACCTGCGCGAGCGCTTCCGGCGCGAGGCGGGCTCGGCGGCGCGCATCGCCCATCACCCCAACATCGTGCAGGTCTACGACTACGGGACCGACCCCGAGCTGGACCTGGACTTCATCGTGATGGAGCTGCTGCGCGGGCGCGACCTGAAGCAGGCGCTGGCGCAGGGCAGCGTTCCCCGCGGCGAGGCGGTGCGCATCCTCCGCGAGGCGGCGCGCGGGCTGGCGGCCGGCCATCGCGAGGGGATCGTGCACCGCGACGTGAAGCCCGCCAACGTCTTCCTGGTGGGCCAGGACGGGCGCGTGGAGTACGTGCGCGTGCTGGACTTCGGCATCGCCAAGCCGCTGGAGCCGGACACCGACGACGCGCTGACGCTGACCACCGCGGGGCAGCTCCCGCACTCGCCCGCGTACGCGTCGCCCGAGGCGCTGGACCCGGATCTGCCCGTCACCCCCGCGAGCGACGTCTACCAGCTGGGGCTGATCGGCTACGAGCTGCTGACGGGCGACCGGCCGTACTCCGAGAGCGAGCGGAAGCGCATCCGCGAGGGCGAGGAAGTGCCGCTGGTGGCCACCCCGCGCTGGTCCGCCGTTCCCGCCCCGCTGCGCGAGGTGATCGAGCGCGCGCTGCGGCTCGATCCCGCCCGGCGCTACCCCGACGCCGCCGCCTTCGCCGACGCGCTGGCGGACGCGGAGGACGCGACGCTCCTCCATCCCGGCGACGACCACACCGCGTTCATCGCCGCGCCGCCGCTGCCACGCGTCGTCGCGGCGGACCCCGCGCCGGTGGACGCGGCCGCTCCGGCCATCGACGCGGGCTCGCCCGAGCCGGTGTCGGACGAGCCGCTGTCCATCCCCTCGCCCATCCGGCCGGGGCGGCGGTGGGCGCCCGCGGTGTGGGGGATCCCCGTCCTCCTGCTCCTGCTGATCGCGGCGATCTGGGCGTCGCGGCGGCAGCGGGGCGCGCAGGACGCCGCCGTCCGCGCGGACACCGGCGCGGTGGCGGCGCTGCACGACCGCTTCCTGCGCCTGGAGGGACAGGCCGCCGCCGAGCTCGCGGGCGCCTTCGCCGACACGGCCGACACCGCGCAGGCGCCGCCGCCCGACAGCGCGAAGACCGACACCCTGTCGCAGGCGATGGACGCCGCGGCCGTGCAGCGCGTGGTGATCGACGTGCACGCGGCGTGGTCGGCCGGCGACCTGGACCGGATGATGAGCCACTACGCCAGCCGCGCCGACTACTACAACGTGGCGCGCGCGACGCGGCCGTTCATCCGGCGGAAGGTGGCGGAGACGGTGCGCGGCTATCCCACGCGCAAGATCACGCTGAACCGGCAGGCGGTGATGATGGTGCAGCCGAACCTGGCGCGCGTGCTGGTGGACAAGGAGTGGGACTTCTCCGGCCGCGGCAAGCGCTGGTTCGGCTCCATGCGCCAGGAGCTGATGCTCCGCTCGGAGGACGGCACGTGGAAGATCATCTCCGAGAAGGCGGTCGAGATCTACAACGACAAGCACACGGGGTAG
- a CDS encoding dienelactone hydrolase family protein: MTDAAETLVRVAAGGVALEGSLAVPEGARGVVLFAHGSGSSRHSPRNRQVAAELRRAGLGTLLMDLLTADEEAVDERTRHLRFDIRLLADRLAGATDWLGDHPATRGLPVGLFGASTGGGAALVAAADRPERVGAVVSRGGRPDLAGDALPLVRAPTLLVVGGGDVPVIGMNRAAFAALRCAKEMQIVPGASHLFEEPGTLESVAALAAAWFSHHLGPSAGVAR; the protein is encoded by the coding sequence ATGACGGATGCGGCGGAAACCCTCGTCCGCGTCGCGGCGGGCGGGGTGGCGCTGGAGGGGAGCCTCGCCGTGCCGGAGGGCGCGCGCGGCGTGGTGCTGTTCGCGCACGGCAGCGGGAGCAGCCGCCACAGCCCGCGCAACCGCCAAGTGGCCGCCGAGCTGCGCCGCGCCGGGCTGGGCACGCTGCTGATGGACCTGCTGACGGCGGACGAGGAGGCGGTGGACGAGCGCACGCGCCACCTGCGCTTCGACATCCGCCTGCTCGCGGACCGGCTGGCGGGCGCGACGGACTGGCTGGGCGATCACCCCGCGACACGCGGGCTCCCCGTCGGGCTCTTCGGCGCGAGCACGGGCGGCGGGGCGGCGCTGGTGGCGGCCGCGGACCGGCCGGAGCGCGTCGGCGCGGTGGTGTCGCGCGGCGGGCGGCCGGACCTGGCGGGCGACGCGCTCCCGCTCGTCCGCGCGCCCACGCTCCTCGTCGTGGGCGGCGGCGACGTGCCGGTGATCGGGATGAACCGCGCGGCGTTCGCGGCGCTGCGCTGCGCGAAGGAGATGCAGATCGTCCCCGGCGCCTCGCACCTGTTCGAGGAACCCGGCACGCTGGAGAGCGTCGCCGCGCTCGCCGCCGCGTGGTTCTCGCACCACCTGGGCCCATCCGCCGGCGTGGCTCGATGA
- a CDS encoding phosphoribosyltransferase — protein sequence MFPFEPEAGVRRYRDRVDAGRSLARLLMDHAGRPDVLVLALPRGGVPVGYEVARALGAPLDVFLVRKLGVPGHEELAMGAIASGGVRVLNARVVESLGIPATAIDHVAAQEQAELERRERAYRGGRPPPRVEGCHVILVDDGLATGSTMRAAAAALRAMRPRRLVVAVPVAAAETCEELRAEVDEVVCAMTPEPFYAVGLWYDDFSQTTDQEVAELLADAAAGGEGR from the coding sequence ATGTTTCCGTTCGAGCCGGAGGCGGGGGTGCGGCGCTATCGCGATCGCGTGGACGCGGGGCGCTCGCTGGCGCGCCTGCTGATGGACCATGCCGGGCGCCCGGACGTGCTGGTGCTGGCGCTTCCGCGCGGCGGCGTGCCGGTGGGGTACGAGGTGGCGCGCGCGCTCGGCGCCCCGCTGGACGTGTTCCTCGTCCGCAAGCTGGGCGTGCCCGGCCACGAGGAACTGGCGATGGGAGCCATTGCGTCGGGCGGCGTGCGGGTGCTGAACGCGCGCGTGGTGGAGTCGCTCGGCATCCCAGCGACCGCGATCGACCACGTGGCGGCGCAGGAGCAGGCGGAGCTGGAGCGCCGCGAGCGCGCCTACCGCGGCGGCCGCCCGCCGCCGCGCGTGGAAGGGTGCCACGTGATCCTGGTCGACGACGGCCTGGCGACGGGCTCCACCATGCGCGCGGCCGCCGCGGCGCTGAGGGCCATGCGCCCGCGCCGCCTCGTCGTCGCCGTGCCCGTGGCCGCCGCGGAGACGTGCGAGGAGCTGCGCGCCGAGGTGGACGAGGTCGTCTGCGCGATGACGCCGGAGCCGTTCTACGCCGTGGGGCTGTGGTACGACGACTTCTCGCAGACGACGGACCAGGAGGTGGCCGAATTGCTGGCCGACGCCGCGGCGGGCGGGGAGGGGAGATGA
- a CDS encoding pinensin family lanthipeptide → MKKLRIEDLAVESFETANVAGGRGTVRAREVSYPDDSCDSYCASDYPRYSCGACESVPIMECNQTNYPYGCTGSLDYTFCEPGCDTQYDMGC, encoded by the coding sequence ATGAAGAAGCTCAGGATCGAGGACCTGGCGGTCGAATCGTTCGAGACCGCGAACGTGGCGGGGGGTCGCGGGACCGTGCGCGCTCGCGAGGTCAGCTACCCCGACGACAGCTGCGACAGCTACTGCGCGAGCGACTACCCGCGCTACTCGTGCGGCGCGTGCGAGAGCGTGCCCATCATGGAGTGCAACCAGACGAACTATCCGTACGGCTGCACCGGCAGCCTGGACTACACCTTCTGCGAGCCCGGCTGCGACACGCAGTACGACATGGGCTGCTGA